From the Dyella humicola genome, the window GCCTGTTCGTCGACGGTTTGATCGGCCAGCAGCAGGCCGTGGTGAAGTCCCTTGAAGCGAATTATCGCCGAGTGCAAGGTGTATCCGGCGCCACCATTCTCGCCGATGGCTCGGTAGCCTTGATTGTCGATATCGCGGGGCTGGTACGTCTGCAGGGCCGACGCAAGGCGGCCTGATCCAACATGTGATGGCGCTGCGTGACGCAACGGGCGCGCTGTTACACCTTTTCCCCTTTGGGGAGAAGGTTGGGATGAGGGGTGGGTGCATGCTGTCACGCGACAACTGAGCGTGGCCGCAAGGTTGCCGCTTACGCAGCGGGCGTTTCGATCGCCTGCTGGCGCTCGAGTCACTTTTCTTTTGCTGGCCCAAAAGAAAAGTAACCCAAAGAAAACGGCCTCTAGAGCTGGCAGCATGGCGAGGGATAAAAGCGTTGGAAGGTTTGCGCGAGCAAATAGCTGGTAGCCCAAGGCGAGACACAGCCGCTACCCCGCAACGCGCCACCGCGGTGAGGACTTAAAGCAGGCTCGGCCGACGGTCGCGTCGCTTGCTGTATCCCGATGCTCAGATGGTCACTGCACGACCCGCGCTTTAAGCCCTCTGCGCCATGGCGCGTTGCGGTGTAGCCGCGGTGTGTAGGCCGTGGGCCGCCACTCATTAGGCTGGCCACGCCCGTCAGGCTCGTATCCCGCGCCATGCTATGAGCTCTGGCTCTTTAGGCCATTTTCTTTGGGTTACTTTTATTTTGGGCCAGCAAAAGAAAAGTGACCCGGACCGCGGCAGCGGTTCGGAACGCCCGCTGCGTAAGCGGCAAGCTGGCCATAACGCTCGGTTGTAGCGCGATCGCAAGCACCCTCATCGCAACCTTCTCCCCGGAGGAAAGAAGGAGTAAGAGCGCGTGGCTCGGCGCTCGCCCGCCTGGGGCCGCCCTTCTGACGCTATCGCCGCCAACCGGCGCAGCCAGGAAATCCGCGCGGGCAGCCAACAAGAAGAGGCCTAAGCCAGGTCAGCAAGCATCCTCCCGGCACCCTCGCGCAGGGCAAAAAAACCTCAAGTTTCCCGGCTCCCCGCCGATCCAGATGTCGAACGGGAGCCCAGCAGGCGGCTCCGACGACGAGGCAAACATGTCCGATATCCACCGGAGCGAGGCGCTCCAGTCGCAGTACCTCACCGTCAATCTCGCCCACGAGGAATACGGCGTGGACATCCTCGCCGTGCGCGAAATCCGTGGCTGGACGCCGGTGACGCGAATTCCCCAGGCACCGCACTACGTGCTTGGCGTGCTCAATCTGCGTGGCGCGATCGTGCCGGTGATCGACATGCGCCTGCGTTTTGGCCTCGCCCGCGAGGACTACAACGCCACTACGGTCACCGTGATCGTGACCGTTGCCGGGCGTAATTTTGGCGTCGTGGTGGACGCCGTGTCCGACGTGCTCGACGTGGCGGATGACGCGATTCGTCCGGTGCCCGACATGGGTACCGCCGTCGATACCGAATACCTCAGGGGACTGACCGCCACCGGCGAGCGCATGGTGCTTCTGCTGGATGTGGACAAGCTGTTGCAGCCGCAGGACGCACAAATGCTGGAGGCAGCGTTGCCAGCCGCCTCTGATGTCAAAGCCGTGGCCTGACCGTTTTTGCCGGAACTGGATACTCCATGAAGAAGTTCACATTGAAAATTCCCCAGCTCACCGTGCGCGGTCGCCTGCGTCTGGTATTCGGCCTGCTTGGCCTGATGCTTATCGGCGGTGCCGTGATTGGCCTGGGCTCCATGCAGCTGCAGAACAACGGCATGGGTCAGATCTACGATGAAGAGATCGTGCCGACCCAGATCGTCTCGCAGCTCACGGCACATCAGCTGATGTCGTTCATCCTGCTGGGCGAGTCCGCATCGCTCGTTGGCAAGGCGGACCAGGTCAAGGCCAAACTGGCCGATTACGCCAAGCTGCAGGCCGAGATGGAGCCGCTTCGGAAGCAGCTCGCCGCCATCCCGATGAGTGACGGTGTTAAAAAGCACTACGACGCTTGGCGCTCGACCGATGCCGACTACACCGATGCGAAGAGCTCGATGGTCGATGCGCTCAAGGACGGCGATACCGGTGCTCACGATCTGCTGGAAATGCAGGTTCGCCCACTGATGATGGAGCGCCAGGACGCGCTGGCCAAGCTGGTCGATGCGCAGCGCACCGATGCCAAGCAGATCTACGACGGACAGGTCTCGCGCTATCACCTGATTCGCGCCGTCAGCATTGTCGCGTTGTCGGCGGGGCTGTTAATCGCGCTAATCATGGCCGTGCTGCTGATGCGTTCGATCCTCACCACGCTCAGCCAGGCGGTGTCGGTTGCGCATGCTATTGCCACCGGTCGCCTGGGTCACGGCATTGCCACCACCAGCACGGACGAACTGGGCGAATTGCTCGATGCACTCCGCACGATGGACGAGCGCCTCACCGGTATCGTTGGCGAAGTGCGTCACGGCTCGGGTTCGGTGAGCTCGGCCGCCCAGCAGATTGCACGCGGCAACGATGACCTCAGCCAGCGCACGCAGGAACAGGCCTCGAGCCTGGAGGAAACCGCTTCCTCGATGGAGGAGATGACCTCGACCGTCAAGCAGAACGCCGAGAACGCCAGCCATGCCAACCAGCTCGCCAGCGCCACGCGCCGACAGGCCGAGCACGGTGGCGAAGTGGCTGCGCAAGCCAGTGCGGCGATGCGCGAGATCAACGATTCCAGCCGCAAGATTTCCGACATCGTCAGCCTGATCGACGAAATCGCCTTCCAGACCAACCTGCTGGCGCTCAACGCGGCGGTCGAAGCGGCCCGCGCCGGCGAGCAGGGCCGTGGCTTCGCCGTGGTCGCCACGGAAGTGCGCAACCTGGCGCAGCGCAGCGCGGGTGCGGCGAAGGAGATCAAGGGCCTGATCAACGACAGCGCGGAGAAAGTGCGCGTGGGTTCGTCGCTGGTGGACCAGTCGGCCAAGGCGCTGGCGGACATCGTCGACAGCGTGAAGAAGGTCACCGATATCGTGGCGGAGATCGCCGCGGCCAGCCAGGAGCAGTCTGCCGGCATCGATCAGGTGAACCACGCCGTGCTGCAGATGGATGAGATGACCCAGCAGAATGCTGCGTTGGTGGAAGAGGCGGCAGCCGCTGCCCGCGCCATGCAGGAGCAGGCGGGTGAACTGGCGCGGCAGGTGGGCTTCTTCCACCTGAGCGACGAAGTGGCGACGCCGGCCACTGAAAAGGCGCGCGGTCAGACCGTGATGGCCGAAGCCGAGGCGGTATTCGCCGCCGTACGCAACTCGCCCGGGGCGTCGGTACGTCCGTCGCGTCCCGCTGAAGCGGCTGACGCTGGCGCCTGGAAGGAGTTCTGAGCATGAGCATGCCCGCCGTGACCGATGGCAACACCGCCGTGGCGGGCATGAATGGCCCGACGCTAGGAGACCGCGAGTTCGGCTTCCTGCGCGCCTTCGTGTACGAGCACTGCGGCATCTCGCTGGGCGAGCACAAGCGCCAGCTGGTTCAGGGCAGGTTGCTGCGTCGCCTGCGGGCGTTGAAGCTCAGGAACTTCGAGGGCTACTGCGAGCTGCTGCGGCGCGATCCCCACGGCGAACTCGGTGAGCTGGCCAGCGCCATCAGCACCAACGTCACGGCGTTCTTCCGCGAGTCGCATCACTTCGACCTGCTCACCAACGAATTGCTGCCGCGTTGGCTGGCCGAGAAGAAGCATGGTGGCCGGCTGCGCATCTGGTCAGCCGGTTGCGCTACAGGTGAAGAACCCTACACGCTTGCAATCGTGCTTGCCGAGGCGCTGGAGAAGCACGGCAGCCAAGTGGATGCGAAGATCCTCGCCACTGACCTGTCGCCACAGGCGCTGGAAACCGCGCGCAAGGGTATCTATCCGATCGAGCGACTTGAAGGTGTGAGTACTGAGAGGCGCCGCCGCTGGTTTTTGCGTGGCGAAGGCGAGTACGACAATTTCGCCTGCGTGCATCCGCGTTTGCGCGAGCTCGTCAGCATCCTGCCACTTAACCTGCTGCACGAATGGCCAATGCAAGGTCCATTCGACGCGATCTTCTGCCGCAACGTGGTGATCTATTTCGACAAGCCCACCAAGCAGCGCCTGTTCCAGCGTTACGCCGGCCTGCTGCCCGAGGGCGGCTATCTGTTCCTTGGCCATTCCGAGTCCATGTACGGACTCAACGACAATTTTGACCTGATCGGACGCACGGTCTACCGGAAAAGCAGTGCATGAGCGTCCCCGCAGTAAACCTTCCCATTGGCGCCAGCTACGATCCGGCGCGTGTATTGCCGGGCTTCGAGCACTTGCGTCGCTTCTGGGACCCGGGACAAGCCTGCATCACCGTCAAGGTGCTGCCCGGCGACTACTACGTGAGCATGCAGGAAGAGATGATCTCCACCGTGCTCGGTTCCTGTGTCTCGGCGTGCATTTACGACCGGCAGCGCCAGATCGGTGGCATGAACCATTTCATGTTGCCCGAACCGTTGGGTGAGCGCGGCAGTTGGGCCGACACCGTGGGACGCGCGGCGCGCTATGGCAACGATGCGATGGAGCAGTTGATCAACGCCATCCTCAAGGCCGGCGGTCATCGAGCTGACCTCGAGGTCAAGGTGTTTGGCGGCGGTCGCGTGCTCGCCACCATGACCGACATCGGTTCGCGCAATATCGCCTTCGTGAGGCGCTATCTGGAGGCCGAACGGCTCCCGGTGCGCGCGGAAGACCTCGGTGACGTGCATCCCCGCCATGTGCAGTTCTTTCCTACCACCGGCAAGGCGCGCGTGCGCCAGTTGCGTGGACGCGCCGACGCTGTGCTGGTGGACGGCGAGAAGCAATATCTCAAGCGATTGGCAAATGATCCGATAAAGGGAGATGTGGAGCTGTTCTAGCGGCGCTACTTGGCGCAGCAGCAGATTCACATGGGCAGTATCCGGCTCCCGTACGAGCCAGCAGGCGTGGGTCGCGTCCAGTCCACCCGATCGACGAAGGCGAGACTTAAAAGCGATGGAAAGAGTACGTGTCCTGGTGGTCGATGACTCCGCATTGGTGCGGAAACTGCTGTCGACCATGCTTTCCTGCGATCCGGGTATCGAAGTAGTCGGTACCGCGGCGGACCCATTGATTGCCCGCGAAAAGATCAAGCAGCTGAACCCCGACGTGCTGACCCTGGACGTCGAAATGCCGCGCATGGACGGCATTACCTTCCTGGAAAACCTGATGCGCCTGCGCCCGATGCCGGTGGTGATGGTGTCGTCACTGACCCAGGAAGGCGCTGAGGTGACTCTGCGTGCGTTGGAACTGGGTGCCGTGGATTTCTTCACCAAGCCTGGCAACGACCTGGCCAGCACGTTTGCCGAAGGCGCCCAGGAAATCTGCGCCAAGGTGAAGCTGGCTTCGCTGGCACGGCCGCGCCAACGCACCGCCGTACGCAAGCTCGATGTGCCGCCGCGTCTCTCCGCGGACGCCGTGCTGCCACGAGCACAGTCGGCGGGTACGCGTGGCGGCAGTCCGATCATTGCGATTGGCGCATCCACCGGCGGTACCGAGGCGATACGCGTGGTGCTGGAGGCGATGCCGCCTGATGCACCGCCCATTGTCATCACGCAACACATCCCCGCGGCGTTCAGCGGGCCGTTCGCGGCACGCATGGATTCCTACTCGGCCATGCGCGTCTGCGAAGCGCGCGACGGCCAGCCGATCCAGCAGGGCCATGCGTATATCGCGCCGGGCAGCCAGCACCTGTTGGTGATGTGGGACGGCGCCAAACATGTGTGCCGCCTGCACAACGGCCCGCCCGTGAATCGGCACAAACCGAGCGTTGACGTGCTGTTCCGCTCCATGGCCGCCAGCGTGGGCCGGGCAACGGTCGCCGCGTTGCTGACCGGCATGGGCGATGACGGTGCGCGTGGTCTGCTCGAGCTGCAGCAGGGCGGCGCTCATACGCTGGTGCAGGACGAAGAAACTTCTGTGGTGTGGGGCATGCCAGGTGCGGCCTGGAAGCTCGGCGCGGCCACGGAGAAGTTGCCACTCGACCATATAGCCGCGCGGCTGCTTGCGTTGGCGCACCAACCCATCCAACGC encodes:
- the cheD gene encoding chemoreceptor glutamine deamidase CheD gives rise to the protein MSVPAVNLPIGASYDPARVLPGFEHLRRFWDPGQACITVKVLPGDYYVSMQEEMISTVLGSCVSACIYDRQRQIGGMNHFMLPEPLGERGSWADTVGRAARYGNDAMEQLINAILKAGGHRADLEVKVFGGGRVLATMTDIGSRNIAFVRRYLEAERLPVRAEDLGDVHPRHVQFFPTTGKARVRQLRGRADAVLVDGEKQYLKRLANDPIKGDVELF
- a CDS encoding CheR family methyltransferase, encoding MSMPAVTDGNTAVAGMNGPTLGDREFGFLRAFVYEHCGISLGEHKRQLVQGRLLRRLRALKLRNFEGYCELLRRDPHGELGELASAISTNVTAFFRESHHFDLLTNELLPRWLAEKKHGGRLRIWSAGCATGEEPYTLAIVLAEALEKHGSQVDAKILATDLSPQALETARKGIYPIERLEGVSTERRRRWFLRGEGEYDNFACVHPRLRELVSILPLNLLHEWPMQGPFDAIFCRNVVIYFDKPTKQRLFQRYAGLLPEGGYLFLGHSESMYGLNDNFDLIGRTVYRKSSA
- a CDS encoding methyl-accepting chemotaxis protein, encoding MKKFTLKIPQLTVRGRLRLVFGLLGLMLIGGAVIGLGSMQLQNNGMGQIYDEEIVPTQIVSQLTAHQLMSFILLGESASLVGKADQVKAKLADYAKLQAEMEPLRKQLAAIPMSDGVKKHYDAWRSTDADYTDAKSSMVDALKDGDTGAHDLLEMQVRPLMMERQDALAKLVDAQRTDAKQIYDGQVSRYHLIRAVSIVALSAGLLIALIMAVLLMRSILTTLSQAVSVAHAIATGRLGHGIATTSTDELGELLDALRTMDERLTGIVGEVRHGSGSVSSAAQQIARGNDDLSQRTQEQASSLEETASSMEEMTSTVKQNAENASHANQLASATRRQAEHGGEVAAQASAAMREINDSSRKISDIVSLIDEIAFQTNLLALNAAVEAARAGEQGRGFAVVATEVRNLAQRSAGAAKEIKGLINDSAEKVRVGSSLVDQSAKALADIVDSVKKVTDIVAEIAAASQEQSAGIDQVNHAVLQMDEMTQQNAALVEEAAAAARAMQEQAGELARQVGFFHLSDEVATPATEKARGQTVMAEAEAVFAAVRNSPGASVRPSRPAEAADAGAWKEF
- a CDS encoding protein-glutamate methylesterase/protein-glutamine glutaminase — translated: MERVRVLVVDDSALVRKLLSTMLSCDPGIEVVGTAADPLIAREKIKQLNPDVLTLDVEMPRMDGITFLENLMRLRPMPVVMVSSLTQEGAEVTLRALELGAVDFFTKPGNDLASTFAEGAQEICAKVKLASLARPRQRTAVRKLDVPPRLSADAVLPRAQSAGTRGGSPIIAIGASTGGTEAIRVVLEAMPPDAPPIVITQHIPAAFSGPFAARMDSYSAMRVCEARDGQPIQQGHAYIAPGSQHLLVMWDGAKHVCRLHNGPPVNRHKPSVDVLFRSMAASVGRATVAALLTGMGDDGARGLLELQQGGAHTLVQDEETSVVWGMPGAAWKLGAATEKLPLDHIAARLLALAHQPIQRAVATAP
- a CDS encoding chemotaxis protein CheW — translated: MSDIHRSEALQSQYLTVNLAHEEYGVDILAVREIRGWTPVTRIPQAPHYVLGVLNLRGAIVPVIDMRLRFGLAREDYNATTVTVIVTVAGRNFGVVVDAVSDVLDVADDAIRPVPDMGTAVDTEYLRGLTATGERMVLLLDVDKLLQPQDAQMLEAALPAASDVKAVA